From Anastrepha obliqua isolate idAnaObli1 chromosome 3, idAnaObli1_1.0, whole genome shotgun sequence:
ccttaaattaaaaataaaaagaaacaaacaccaaacttaaaaattgtcgcattttcggtataaaaaagcactaaatttattgcgaagagcacatggttggcaatactgcacaactcagcaaacgtgacgtcacgtacgctttgatgggcgcaatcttgtttctatcattcttgtagtAAACCAAAGAGTTTGAAACACTTTGtggcatagatgactagatgtgaaactctttttctcgtgagagcgctgaaaaatgtgcattttttataacattttccaatattgccacaccggtaaaaacatgaattgggtatttttaaaccaaaggtctggaatttttagtttccacaccaccattgaggttagtatttagtgtgcggttgcccaatagccttatatcactcgtaaacacctacatatactaaaaataagcacaatccgtacgaaatatgtacataaataagcaaaaaatttaaaaatttatatgtaaatgaaattatttaaaactgaaatacaaaagtaatttaatagtaataaagttatgaactcgaaaaacataagttataaataaaaacatgacttattgcgattttttaatataacacagaaagtgggtaacaaaaaacaaaaattttcaaacaacgaccagaataagttaaagcagattacctttaatttttgtaaaatatctcaaacacaaattcagttcccttacctacgcttttcaaccatagaatatttacgtatatacaaatttacataaaccaacacacagttttcaataaaactacattatgtacataagactaattaaaagtagaagtcgaaaaggatataacgagctttggattctacaaactcacttaaattcaaattgttacatttcaattgaattaattttaagacaaataattataaacatttcaacacgtcatttctccattaagcaaaaacgaactgttttcgtctattatttttggcgcgtttcttctggcagtctgccatttcgcctatcagctgttcaaaatcccataatgtgtgagtgctgccaagttttgaaacgtcctcatgggcgcgctctctctcaaaatgaataagtttcacatctagttatcTATGCTTTGTGGTATACATCAAAGCAATCTATACGCCTTGGTATACATATATGGAGacatttcatatttataaaCAATTGACTCCATTTTGAATTCGCTGTATGTAACACCCACACTACAGGCGTAAAAAACTTAGTATATGATATGCATGCTATAAAAGAGAATACAACAGTagaaattgataaattttattattaatacacaGCAATAAGTAtggtaatataaattaaaacgaGGAAAAGGGTCACAAGCTCCAGATGCAGAACATTTTGAGTTCTACCAAACCCCTTGCACTTCtcaataccaaaacaaaaaattgagtaTTTCTAAGGAAAACCCAAAAAAGATGAAATATAACCAAAAACATACTCTTCAAGTACAGGTAAAGAAAATTTGAAGCGTAACGGATATCCCGGATATGTGAAACCACATAGAGCAAGTGAGACTGGTGAGAGAACACATATAAGCACTATTACCGTTGCAAAAATACTTTTCAAATCAGAAGGgataatataaagaaaattacatACGGATGAAGCAAAATCAACTTTAAAAACGGgttggcaaaaaataaaataatttaagcaTTGTGTacattatgtatataaaattggtTCAGGCTTGATGTTCTTGCGATACTTATGTTAGGATAGGAGATAATGAGAATATAATTAGAACGATACCAATCTTGAGGGTGACAAGAAAAGTAGCAGATGGCAGTGCAGAGTTAGTGCTAAGAAAAAGTGtaattaatatagtttttttcgcaaaaataatgaatttcgttttcgctaaattaaaataatggctTGGAGCTCCTGATGACATTTTATACGCCTTGGCCCAGTATTACAGttgctatatatgtacatatgtaagtagataCAACCACTTTCCACcgtcattataaagagaaaaataattatGCCTAATATGCCAGACGGTTTTTGAGCTTCACATCGCCTTAAGCTTAATATTTCCTACAcatcttaaataaaaacacgATTTACGTAGGTTGTCATTGAAAAAGTTCCCATAAGAATAtggatttatttgtaaaatatatctgAATTACAGAAATTTTATCAGGGTCCTTTCTTATATCTTGTAACAGAACTTTCCgtaaaagtaataattttacttattcGTTATTATAGTGAAAGGTTCGCTCTTTCAAATGAGTCTGGTGAATATGTGcactaatttgaaaaaataacttCTTGTTaacgaaaatagaaaataaaaaactaaaacaaaaataatatttcgaaCGTTccggattttgaaaaaaaaaacaaaattcaacaaaacttcacattttttaatcagagtttttttggaaaatttcgtgAATGGAGTTGtaagctcattgaattttggtttagtAAAGTCTAAGTTTgaagtgaaaataataataagcgcTGATTTTTGTGATTTGTTTTGCTGGcagttgtttttgtaacagcaTACTAGCAGCTGGTGGTCTTGTCATTCTTATTCTACCTATCTAGCGAATGctcgaaatatattatttttaaatcgaaTTTGACTGTGTTTGGTCAgctaaagtaaaaattaaatttgttatacCTAAGCTGcatactcgatttttttttattctgactaaaaagagtaaaatttatcaaaatttgtcgacttttttttaaatttgcacaaagtttgaaaattggatttatatggtttttatatgagaatgaactatattttcataaattttttttttaaatcaaatgataaaaataaagtataataaCTCGTCATATTTGCTGTAATGCGATAGTTATTTAAGGCACACAATAGTagcatatataataataacgtTCAACTAAAATACTAATgatataaaaattcatatttaatatattgtggTCGGTCGCAAACATAACCTTAACTTCAACTGCTTTGACACATAAGCTTTTATTACATACCTACTAAATATTCATACAATTTTATGAATGATTTACTAAAGCCAAAAAAGCACACCGAGCATCAGACATGCTCATGCGGGCCGAAGATGTTAGATAGTTTCCCAGAGCAAATTGCTATAGTATATAGGGTTTCTCACATGTGTATGCAGCTACATTTTCGACGATGTGTTACAGCCCAGATACTGGTATACTAGTTTTGTATTGATACATTTTTCACTGAACAACTTAACTCTTACTTTTCAAATTGGGGTAATTAGTTATCCCATCTAACTTatctaatgatttcttttgtttgccacagaaaagaaaagattCATTAGACCAATCTTTCCCTCTACTGATTTTCCGTTTACGTGTCTGACTGCATTCCGCATGTGTAAACTCTTTTGATttctttggtgtttcatgcattttCCGTTTCTTTTTAGAGCGCACCTCCAAGTTTTCCTGACTAGAATCTATACCCGACATGTCATTCAAAGCCGTTAAATCAATGCTATGTTTATTTCTTACGTGACTGTGTAACAATATATAGCGCTCGTATGATGCAGAACAGTAAGGACATTTATAAATATCGCTGTCGTTTATACCATGCTGAGTGCTCAAATGTGTTctgtatttcttctttttttcgctTTCAAAATCACAATTCGAGCACTGGAAAATCCATTCTGTCGTAGATGTTTCACTTGAACTTAATTGATTTCGGTTCCTTTTTTTAGGTGCTTGGAATGTGAGTTCTGCTCTGTTTTGCTGTTCATCAGCGGTTTTATTAGCCGATATAATTCCTATTTGGTTATTGTTATCAAACTCATGAGTTTCTTTGTCACTATTATGTTCTATTTTCAAATCTGTATCCGgcattaaaaattctttatcaATTGTGGTGTTAAGTTCAAGAACTGTAGCTATGGACTTGCGTCGCTGAGGTTTGGGGCGCGGTTTATGTTCATGTTCATAAGCAATATGGTTTATCAGTGCAAATTGTCGGACGTATGTACTAGGGCATTGCTTGCACTTATATATCCTGGTATCTTCGTCTTGGTGTTTgaattgtaaatgttttttgaaccattttgaATTCACTGTTTTATATTTGCAATGGGCGCAATCAAATTCATAAggtaaattttcaccatttcctTGGTTACCATCACATGTCTTGTTAGCTTCTGAAGCATCATTATCCACATCATTGTGAAGGCTGGTACTGCTCAGCAATGCCGGCGTATCAACGGCAATAGTTTTACGGCGCTGTCGTTTCGGTTGCGGTTTGTTGTCATGTACGAAGCAAATGTGATTTCGTATTGCATTCGCACGTTTATATGTCACCGTGCAATGAGGGCACTGGTAAATACGTGGATTATCCACCTCATGTTTggttattaaatgttttttgtacACTTTTGGTTTGGTTGTTGTAAATTTACAGTAGGTACAATTAAACTTCAAATCAATTAAATAGTTATCCAAATCGCAGACAATTTCATTTTGTCCTTCCTTTGTTGACTTATACAAACTTTTACTCTTTTGGCCTTCCGGTTCAACGTTGCTCTGAGCCTTCAATTGGTTATCCTGAGATGTTCGTGTACAAGACAAGGCGTTTGAAAGACGTTTTAAAACTATCTCTGCTTGTATAAGCGCCAATGAACATTCAATGCAGATAAGAAACTTTGGTGGGATTTCAGCTTGCTGCAAAACAAAAAGGTTAGTTAACAAATTTTGTACTTATTGCACGCCACTTACATGGTCAGCCAATAGAAGTTTTATGACGTTGCCCAATTGTACGCCAAGCAATTTTTCACCAGTTTTAAATAGTTTGTCATATTTATGTTCACACAAATTGCAGGATTCCATCGCAGAGCAAGAAATGTTCTCGTTTGAAGTAGTTTGCAGAGTACGTATCTggcgcccatgaggacgtttcaaaacttgacagctctcacacattatgggattttgaacagctgataggcgaaatcgcagactgccagaagaaacgcgccaaaaataatagacgaaaacagttcgtttttgcttaatggagaaatgacgtgttgaaatgtttataattatttgtcttaaaattaattcaattgaaatgtaataatttgaatttaagtgagttagtAGAATCCAAAGCTtgttatatccttttcgacttctacttttaattagtcttatgtacaatacataatgtagttttattgaaaactgtgtgttggtttatgtaaatttgtatatacgtaaatattctatggttgaaaagcgtaggtaagggaactgaCTTtctgtttgagatattttacaaaaattaaaggtaatctgctttaacttattctgttcgttgtttgagaattttttttttgttacccaatttctgcgttatactaaaaaatcgcaataagtcatgtttttaattataacttatgtttttcgcgttcataactttattattattaaattacttatgtatatcagttttaaataatttcatttacatataaatttttaaatttttggcttatttatgtacatatttcatacggattgcgcttatttttagtatatgcaggtgtttacgagtgatataaggccattgggcaaccgcacactaaatactaacctcaatggtggtgtgcaaactaaaaattccagacctttggttcaaaaatacccaattcatgtttctaccggtgtggcaatattggaaaatgttataaaaaatgtacatttttcagcgctctcacgaggaaaagagtttcacatctagtccatgaagcaataattaaaggtgatgtaagtagcctaatttcaccctgtgttagccatcttgaagctacttaataaatccgtgttgtcctcttgggaaagctactttttatttcagggcaaattctaaagaaaaagtactcaaaagcgtagaaattaaaacttttgctgaaaaaattagCAGGCTATACTGTTTTGAatattccattttgcttagactttcgcatctttcaagttcaatttcaatttatttgattttttttttcaaacacgaaacgcgctgcattatttaaagcgatttgcaatttttgcttcgaattaTTATCAAGCCTGCAATATACTAATTCAGCGTATGATACATGAGGAACAATGAGCAAtctaacaagttttaatttaactttacgCATTGGAACAAACCTATCAAATAGATAGCTGACTAAAGCATTGAAATGTTGCAGTTTTTCATCCACTGTTGTGAATAACCGACACATATTCCAATTAAGCTCGGCAGCCTCCTTATTTAAGAGATCATGCTGAATAAGCTTAAAGCCTCTAAAAATATCTCCTTTACTTGATTGTGTCTGTTGAACTGGATGTTGTAAGATAAGAATATCAACTCGTGGTCGGAAACTCCAGCCATAGGAAGCTGATCAATATGACTGGCGTAATCTCTGTCACTGACGCAAAatacatccaaaagacttggtttgcaaatcaagaggacacctcaaacttcaattaagctgaatgcccagtagctaaaatgagttgtttttgagtaatgaatttttgagtaaaaaacctgttacgcactttttgttttttgcaaaataaaaattttttaactacttctttgcaattgtttctacatgaagtcgctcgtgtaagtaattacgatcattttgaacccagaattattaaaatcggttcatttttgactaagttatgagcatttaaaaaaaattttttcttatataattaaaaaaaatcgagtttgagccgaaaaacaaaattgccgataactcttgaaaaaattttttttcgggcgaacaaaaaaataacatcagTTTGGGGTCGAGCTCTAACAAACACTTGCCCACGAACAGAGAAAACTGACGTTGGACGATTTTGCTTTTTATACTGCATAGCCAAACGCATTAGTTcgcgattttttcttgtaagaCATTCGTGGATAAATAGCTTCCCTTCAATACTGACGCCGACATCACTAAGAGAAAGTGCTCGTCTCTTATCTTTGCACAATTTAGCTACAGCTTTCAGCAGTTGAGAGCGATCTGCAGCAGAGCTCAATTTGATTATGATTATTTGATTTGTTTCggcgtatatataaatttatcttttttaacacagattttatacttgtaactttgcaggtaatctcgttaaaaaatcaaatgtatgattagcggacgtgacgaaataaaagtggttttttcttgttaagagtttccactatttgttttatttattacttcagtgtaggtttacaagtggcacatatagatttcaatccgatgcatggtcaaaatacatatatacggggttggccatattaaactgacccatgtgattattaaaaaaatatggaaaaagaaacatttttttgtgtttcattgtgaaaaacatttaatttagttcaaggagattcgtttacatcactttttgaatatgatatcgcgcaagtggtcgcccttagctcgtatagcgtaatgtgcccgtttttcggcgttttccatagttttggccagcgtctcggccgatatggcggctatttcccgtcggatattggccttaagtgcgcctagtgtctttggcttgttgacgtaaaccttagatttcaaatagccccaaagaaaaaagtccggtggcgtcaaatccggtgatcgtggcggccagtcaaaatcgccgctttttgatatcaaacggccagggaacaaagtcttcaataagttgacggtggctcgtgctgtgtgtggtggtgcgccatcttgctgaaaccagaagtgctccataccattttcacgaacaatcggcatcacaaaatcggttatcatggcccgataacgctcttgattgacggtcaatggttggtgttgaccattttcaaagaagaacggcccaatgaccatatcagcgcaaatgccacaccagactgtaactttttggtcgtggagaggtacctcttcaataatttgagggttttcagtggcgtagaaacggcaattttgcttatttacggttccgttcaaggagaaatgggcctcatcactcataatgatttgatgccaaaaatcctcatcagtttgggcaattcggacgacaaaattggcatattccaagtGACGAGGCTtgtcggccggcaacagttgttgatttagttgtattttgtacgggaatatccccaaatccaaacgaatgatgcgtcgtagagtggtccgagggatgtccaactgagcagaacgacgattacctgacgttcgcggcgatgactcgatactggctcgtacggccgcgatattttcgttagatcgtcttggccgctttttatttggacgtcgggtattagccacagtgccggaagacaaaaatcttttgtgcatttgcttgattgcgttctttgacggcgcacttttcactttattttttttttctccacgcacgttgcgcttttacaatcgagaaggaattttgaatgtacagctgaacaatttcagcgcgttctattggggtgtactgtttcatggtataaatctccttcgactgacgcttccaacgcggtatgtcattagctgatctgaaattacagtaaaaagttatagggttactcaatgggtcagtttaatatggccaaccctgtatatgacacaaatccatgggaatagttaagttaaaaatataaataattaagtaccagttataaaataacataaaattattctatggcttacaacgacctttttcaattttttactacattttcagaaaggggataaacttattcccttttttcccttgcttccaaattgcatcaatggattaagtagcatccgaaatcagttgtcaaactttacttaaccttgtataattgaatcatgtcaTCTATGCTGAAAGCTCTGATTTCCGTTAAGAAAAATCATTATTCAAAAAGTTCTTGCGACAAAACtgcgaagaagaaaacaaaaggaATTCGTCAGAACTTCCTTACGAAAACTGGTGTTGCCACATTGGATTGTTCAGTGTGTTCCCACAGTGGCAGCGAAATTTGAACGCAACTTGGCTGCACTTGCACTATAAACATATGCGGAGGCTCTTCATTCATAGAGATTTGTAAACAATAGTGAAGAGATGAATAAAACTTTAACATTTGTAACGTGCCGGATTTGCTTGGAAGAGAAAAGTTTCAGCAGTTTTCTGCTTGAACCATTGGGAACTGAGTATGCGGAAATGGTTGTAGGAACAAGCGGTACACAGGTAAATTTTCTACTGTAAATTAGTCGCTAGTGCATATTTTAACCAACTCTATTTTAGGTAAAATATGCTCACATTAATAtactcacaaaacaaaaaagaaaaaaaaaaaacaaaaacaatgcaatTACAAGTGAATATGTTTAACTGGGAGTGGTCGATTTCGCCCAATTTTGTACATAGAAGCGTACCCACCTGTTGAATGCCACCTGCAAAAATGCTAGTTAGAAGACAGCGCTAAagcaaagagaaataaaaatagaataaacgATTTTGTGAACCCATAAACCCATATACGCGCTCTATATAATGCACTTGCGCTGTGATTTAATTAATCGGCGATCCGTATATTTGTTGCGttagtgtaaaaattttttctttgaacatATTCGTTTAGAGATATCATCTTCACCTATAAAATCTGCGTGCATACCGGTATCTGATTACTTAAAACACatgaaattacataaaaataaatactttatatTTTCAGTCAGTGTCGTCGTGCTCATCAAAAATGTTAACCTGCGGCGATTGTGCagtcgtaaataaaaaattcattaactGTAAAACATCAGTGGATTATAACCACAAACGAAATACAGTTTTTAGCGAGCCAGATTCCGGTTTTCaggatttatttgaaaatatagtaGATGAAGGAGCAGATAAATGCGCCATCGAACTTACAAGCGGTAAAAAAGGCAAAGGCCGTCCTCCTAAACGTTACGATACTCAATTTCAATGCGATAGATGTTGTTTTGTTAGCGCTTATGCAAAGAATTTCCGTAAACACATGTCACTTGCTCATCAAGATGAACAACCACGCATCTTTAAATGTCTGCACTGCCCAGAGGCGTATGTAGAGGAGCGTTTTCTTCGCGAGCACGTCAAACATATTCATGATTGTATACCACGCCGGCCAAAATTCATTTGTGCAGAGTGCGGTAAAGGTTTTCCCAAACAATCACATCTTAGACGTCATTCATATGTGCATAATCCCAATGAGAAACCTTTTCTGTGCGAATACTGTCCGATGCGTTTCGCAAGTCAGTCCAGCTTAACACGTCACATTGAAGGTACACACAATGAGAATAAGCCGCATGCATGCGAAGAGTGTGGAAAAGCTTTTGGTCATATTTATGGACTCAAGGCGCACAAAATTCGAATGCACTGGAAGGAAGTACGATAAATGTCAAATAGTAAAtccatttttcgacatcgtgCAATCAAATACTAAAGACAAAAGTTAAATGCTCAAAGATGACTTAATAATACAAAGTTCTGAAGTGGAATAATATCAAATGAATAAAAGACTTAAGATGCGAACGCGACTAAATGCGCCTATTTGGAAATCCGAAACTGTGAATTACGAAACATCTTTACATGACGTAACCAGAAAAGTATACTTTTTGGTCatatagaaaaatagaaaaactacTGCCCAGATGAGTATTATTTATGCATATCTGTGTATATgcttaaatgtacatatatacatacgataTTTTAAATCGCCTCAGACTTCTTATCTGCCAAGTATTGAATTGTCTGAGCTGATGAGCTCTTAGTTTTCCATATCTGTagcttaagggggaagtctactgtgacaaggaaaaaaacaggcttattttccggattttatttctaacaaaatattgctcgtacataaaatctatttaaactcttatctttattatatatttaagtttttgaaaaaaaaaatttaagtcaaaatattcaaaatggccgctgtggcacttctgcaagcgcaggtccgcttttcttaggtgcctaaacggtgtacatgaaatcttacgtttcggtgatctaaaacaaaaaaacaaaatattgttatcatatacatagtattgactctcgtctgacgtaggattatgtcgataaaaaattttggcgttgaaaaaaaaattcttgaaatttttttcttttttttgcctaaaattgatgttactattgtttataacaatttaacaaataacgaaaaaaatcctatgtcagacgagagacactattacagagaatatataacacatcggtcaataagtccccggtctaacaaagaaaacacaagAGTTACATCAAAATTCGAgtttattcatcaatatacataGTTTCCTTCTAAGGCTATACAGTCAGTCCAACGCCTTTCCAAACGTTCGATGCCAGTTTTGTAGAACGACGGAATCATCGAGACGTTGCTGTTTTTGGTCCACAGtcagcaaacgcggcacccacttcgaACATAGCTTCCGCATCGACAAATGGTCGtgtaaaatggtgaaaacactTCCCTTTGATATCTTTTCGATGTCAGCAATATCATCCAGCTTCAATTTACGGTCGGCCAAAACCAATTTATGCTTGATTTTTTCGGGAACAACTGCCTCATTTGGGCGACCAGAGCGGTGTGCATCGTTGGTGTCCGTACGACCGCGTTTAAAATCAGCATACCAGTCGATCACTGTTGATTTGCCTGGTGCAGAGGTGCCATAATGATCGTCCAACCACTGTTTTGCTTcgacggtattttttcccatcaaaaaGCAGTGTTTAATGagcacacgaaattcttttttttccattgttctgaaaataacaaaagtagcgtcactaaagcttcaataactcacacaataatgatccgAATGACATACAAATTTGACAGTATACCTAAAAGGGTATGTTCTTTCGAACCATAAAGCTAATTTTATGTTAGTGGCGCCCTCTATATGTCAGACCGGGGACTTATTGACCGAtgtgttaattaaatttttaagctgattcatttatcagaactcgagatatcgtgtacaccgtatacaaaaacttagtttcgagaaaaatgcgtttaaagtttcagtattagcaggtacgcgctttggagcgcttcgggaaaaggtcgaaatttcaacgaagaaaaatttagccagctgtaacacatattgtaccttatttaagagggttcaaagtattttttaagctaataaaaaaaaatcgattttttgaaaaattcacagtagacttcccccttaagaaTTTCTCTTAGTAAAACTTTAATTAACATATCAATTTTTGTCAATGAAAGATCAGGATTTATTGATCTAAAGAGTGAACTGCTAGAGTCTGCAAAtctgtatgtatacatatacgtatatgcgTTTTTAATCTCAAGCAAGGAACAATTGGttttgaaatgataatattataaatattatttataatttacatgACATGGTGCCTTTTATGACAGCTTTAAGCAATTAAAACTCGCTAAAACGGGTGacgacattatttttttattattatgtaaaaatatacaaaagtcaaatgcaatttcgtccaatttaaaatgatttgaacatatttttacaaTCGCTAAAAATGAATTGTAACATAGGGTTTGAATATACATTCCTAGTTctacataaaaaaagtttaacactTTTATTTAACCGTCCTTCAACATTTTGGGTTAAACCCGTTATATTTATGGAACAat
This genomic window contains:
- the LOC129241500 gene encoding zinc finger protein 521-like → MCESCQVLKRPHGRQIRTLQTTSNENISCSAMESCNLCEHKYDKLFKTGEKLLGVQLGNVIKLLLADHQAEIPPKFLICIECSLALIQAEIVLKRLSNALSCTRTSQDNQLKAQSNVEPEGQKSKSLYKSTKEGQNEIVCDLDNYLIDLKFNCTYCKFTTTKPKVYKKHLITKHEVDNPRIYQCPHCTVTYKRANAIRNHICFVHDNKPQPKRQRRKTIAVDTPALLSSTSLHNDVDNDASEANKTCDGNQGNGENLPYEFDCAHCKYKTVNSKWFKKHLQFKHQDEDTRIYKCKQCPSTYVRQFALINHIAYEHEHKPRPKPQRRKSIATVLELNTTIDKEFLMPDTDLKIEHNSDKETHEFDNNNQIGIISANKTADEQQNRAELTFQAPKKRNRNQLSSSETSTTEWIFQCSNCDFESEKKKKYRTHLSTQHGINDSDIYKCPYCSASYERYILLHSHVRNKHSIDLTALNDMSGIDSSQENLEVRSKKKRKMHETPKKSKEFTHAECSQTRKRKISRGKDWSNESFLFCGKQKKSLDKLDGITNYPNLKSKS
- the LOC129241227 gene encoding zinc finger protein 782-like isoform X1, which encodes MNKTLTFVTCRICLEEKSFSSFLLEPLGTEYAEMVVGTSGTQSVSSCSSKMLTCGDCAVVNKKFINCKTSVDYNHKRNTVFSEPDSGFQDLFENIVDEGADKCAIELTSGKKGKGRPPKRYDTQFQCDRCCFVSAYAKNFRKHMSLAHQDEQPRIFKCLHCPEAYVEERFLREHVKHIHDCIPRRPKFICAECGKGFPKQSHLRRHSYVHNPNEKPFLCEYCPMRFASQSSLTRHIEGTHNENKPHACEECGKAFGHIYGLKAHKIRMHWKEVR
- the LOC129241227 gene encoding zinc finger protein 782-like isoform X2; the encoded protein is MLTCGDCAVVNKKFINCKTSVDYNHKRNTVFSEPDSGFQDLFENIVDEGADKCAIELTSGKKGKGRPPKRYDTQFQCDRCCFVSAYAKNFRKHMSLAHQDEQPRIFKCLHCPEAYVEERFLREHVKHIHDCIPRRPKFICAECGKGFPKQSHLRRHSYVHNPNEKPFLCEYCPMRFASQSSLTRHIEGTHNENKPHACEECGKAFGHIYGLKAHKIRMHWKEVR
- the LOC129242177 gene encoding protein GVQW3-like — its product is MEKKEFRVLIKHCFLMGKNTVEAKQWLDDHYGTSAPGKSTVIDWYADFKRGRTDTNDAHRSGRPNEAVVPEKIKHKLVLADRKLKLDDIADIEKISKGSVFTILHDHLSMRKLCSKWVPRLLTVDQKQQRLDDSVVLQNWHRTFGKALD